Below is a genomic region from Macaca fascicularis isolate 582-1 chromosome 18, T2T-MFA8v1.1.
CTAACTCCGTGAGGTTGGGCAAGTTATTGAAGCTCTCTGTGTTTCTACACATGTGAAATAGGAATAGAAACAACCCTCACATATACTCATAAGAAGAAATCGAGAGTGTTAATGTAAAAACCCAGGCCCACAGCAAGCATTCACTAAACGTTAGcaagaaagaaataagacacataTATGTTTCCAGATTTCTGTACTTCCCAAATCTTTGCCAATGAACACTTACtgcttttataatcagaaaagaatgataaaccacatttttgttttgtgttttttagtttaAGGCAATGAGCTATAACGAGAAAAGACTGTAAATACAACAGATGCAATCCATGTCAGGGGAGTTTGTTTTCATTGGGAATAATAACACCACGTGACCCCCTGGGTATCCTAATCCAGGGACAGGCTGTAGGAAGACTAAACATGAAGAATGGTGAGGCTTCCCCTGGGAGCAATCATGCCCTGGCTCTGCAAACTTAGGTCACAGAAGAGAGGGACCAGGTCACAATGTTTGCTGCTTCTCTGCCCCTCTCCAAGGCAGTCTCCTTCCATCAGGTGCAAAGCCTGGATCTCTAGCAtcaaattaaagaaatagaacaAACCCATCCCAGGGCTTCTTTAAATATTCAGATAAACCCATGTGCCCCTATCAGTTAAATTAAGCTTTCCTAAGAAAAAGTAAGTCAATTAGTTCAAAATGTGGGTTAGTGCTTCTGGGTATTtaaaaggggattttttttttcttttcttttttagttcatTTAGAAACACAGCCACGGGGCAGGTACATACCCACTCCTCCGCACATCCTGTGAATTGCCCCAATACACCCAGATACCAATTTCTGATATCTAGAGCTTAAAAATCTGGTCCTTAAACTTTCTCAATGTCATGAAGATATTGAAATACGAGCTTTAAAATTTATCTCGTTTTGCCCTTTGAGTACATATCGTTTATTTTCACTATCATTATCGTTACTCATTCAATGGTAACTGACATTGCTATAGAACATTGATAAGACATGATTTTACCCTAATTGAacttctttcttctccattccACAAATACTTATTCTCTAAACTTCTGTGAACAAAGATAGGTCTCTAAGACATTATAAAATGTAGTTCTACAGCATAGTTCATGACATATACCAAAAAATTCATTTGTCCAGGTGGCCTGGATGCAATAAACCAAACTTTACCAAAATACAAGTAGAACAGGATATTTCCTAAGAAGATGAACTTCTAGCATCAATTTGTGGGTcaaagaatatgaacattttCATGGCTTTTGAAGAGGTTGCCTAATAATTGCATTCTTAaaaggctattttatttttatttttgagatggagtttcactcttgttgcccaggctggagtgcagtggcgcaatcgctcactgcaaacttcgcctcccaggttcaagcgattctcctgtaaAAGGATATTTTAATTGATATTGACAGTTAAAAGAAGATAAGGATAACATTTTCATACCAACATTTGGGTAGAAAGTgtttaagtttttatttgttttgcttttactaAATTAACAGACCACTTTATTTGAAATCACAGCAAATCGTTTCAGGAATATTTTAGATTGTGAGACCATTGTAAGTAGTTctaccattattttaaaaatacatatttgttacaTGACATATTATCACATACCTTTATCTCCATTTCCACCATAATTAGTATTCCAATgacattgaaataaaattttatttaataacagGACTAATGTCCACTTTAATCCCACATACCTTTTACAGACATACAACTAGAAGATAAAGAAATGACAATCATTCTGAATTTTAGGTTTCTTTTAACTTTGACAACCTTTACATTTGACTTCTTTATTAACCAAGTGAAGTTTCATGATCAGAATATTGTAACGATGAAAGATGGTACACTTTTACGCTCGACAAAAACCCAATTTACTTACGGAAAACTACATATCTCTTGCACATTATTTGTTTCACAAAGAGCCTAGGAAACAAGTAGGTGATTATTAGGTGGAAAGACCTAGAATTGTAGTTACCAGGTAGCAATTAGGAACTAAATATTCTGTCAATGACTGCATTAAGTCTACTCTGACCTGTTTTTTGACAAAGCATTGAAGAAAAAAGCAGGAATACCCTCTTTGCCCCAGGAGATTCACAATAGCTCAGGATTTCAACAGAAAGCACCTCTTCCTAGTCTGGTTGAACCTCTGGGCATTCCTTTTGTCTCTGAATTCTTCACTGCCATGTCTTCTAAGACACAGATGGGCCCCTACTTCCAATAGCCAAGAAAAATTGTACCAGTGTTTAGGTGGCCAAGTGACAAAGATGACACTGTGTCTCAGTCCATTTATACGTTGTGTCACGGTCCAAGACATTGGCAAAGTACTATTCTGCCTTTCCAAGTTTCCCAAATCCAATTATACACAGGGGTATTTTAACGGTAGGGAATTTTTCCCTTGAAGATTCTTTttgctcttctcttctttctttcttttttcttccttccttcctttctctttcttctctttctttcttttcttttcttttttcttttatttctttctgaattgTTCCCttgaagattttttctttttctttctttttccttccttctttcttgctttttctttcattctgaatTCTTCccttgaattttgtttttctttctttccttccttccttattttcctttctttctgaattattgaacattttttctttccttcctctttatttctttcattctttccttcctttcttttctttctttcttttttttttctctctctctcttcctctcttcactCTTTGGTTCCTAGAGGCTGAATATGGTCAAGTGGTTCAAGCACGGCCTATGGAACCAGATTTGCCTGCCCTGGTCAGATCTGGGAGACCTCGGGAAAatgtcttcacttttttttttttttcctcctctctggcCTTAGTTTTCTTGTTTGCTATCAAGCTTGGGAAACAATAGGGCCTTAATAAATAAGAAGTAATGGTTGCATGTGTATGAATGTGTTAAGTGTTTTGTGCATATCAACTTATTTCATTCTCAAAACAATCCTGAGGGGTAGGGACTGTTATCATTATCACCCAGGTAATATAATGAGAGAACTGAGCCATAGAAAAGGGTGGTTAGTAAGGCAAACTAGGATTCACACCCAGGTAGGCTGGCTTCAGAGAGAGTTTTTCACCACTCTGCTATACAACGTTTTGTTGAAGTTAGCTTTCTCCCCacacataaatgtgtgtatatttattgagtatctactatgtgccagtcactctGCTAAAATATACCAAGAAACTGAATAGGAAATGAactggaaatacagaaataaataagacatagtTTCTACTCCTGtggagctatttttcttttcttgcactTTGTCAACTTAGATTACATGGGTTCGATCTTCATCTGAGTTCAAAAAACATTACTCAAGATGATCCTCAATTGAATTCAACAGAATTAATAGCTAAACTCTgagacaggagtggtggctcacttgagcccaggagctcaagatcaacatgggcaacatggggaaacttatctctacaaaaaatacaaaaattaggaagGCTTGGTGgagcaggcctgtagtcccagctacttgggaagatgagatggcaggatcacttgagcccaggaggttgaggctgcagtaagccataatcacgccactgccctccagcctgggtgaaaagaataagaccctgtctcgaaagaaacaaaacaaaacaaaacaaaaaacctctaaaACCAAGATATACCAAAATAGTTTCAATTTGAATTCATATTTAGCCTTGAAAGCCCTTTATGAATCTTTTAGTAATTACATCAAGAGAGTATGGCGTTCTCTTTTAATTTGTGTCTTTAAAATGATGAACTAAATGCTTTTTCTGGCCTCTGCTCTCAAGAGCCCACAAAATTCCTcaaatttaacaatttaaatcCTCCCCAGCCCACCTCTCTTAACAGAGACACTTCCATCCCCCAGATCTGCCCTCAGAACAGGCAACATTAACTCTGCTGAGAGAAAAGGGTCCCTCATTCTACTTCTGCAATAACTTTCTAAAGCATGTTCCACTGGAGAGAGGATTAATGATAAGGGAATATTCATCCAAAGCAGCCATTCAGTTCATTTTAACTTGCAAACAATAATGTTGCCTTGTAGTTAATATTTGTCCAGGTTTTTAATACAGAACTTCAGattcatgttatttttaatttttcacaaaaactTCCCTGCAAAATGTAAGATTTAACCAAACACAGATTCTCTTCATTCAATATAAATGACAAGTGCTCACCATGTCCCCAGGCACCAGACTGAAACTACAAGGGTGTGTGTTGCTTAGGAGAGAGGAAACAGGCAGATAAAAAGCAACTATATCCAGTATATTAACAGGGATGATACTCAGAAGACTGGAAGCAAAAAGGAGGAAGAGCTGAATATGATTCTGTATAGTATAACCTTTCATAAAATGTTAGCCTGAAATGGAAGTAGTTGGGTTATGAATCAAGGGGGAAACATGTGGAGTTTTTCATCCCGAAATAACCGTTTCACTATTTTCAAGTATTCTGAGAAGTGGAGAAGCACAAATATACAAGGagacctccccacccccaccagcaaAAGATGGAGAATCTTGTTAAAAGTCGTAAACATCATACCATAGTTTAAAGAGTTCTGACAGTTAAATAATTGCAATAAATGTTCcctatagtgctgggattataaagaAGTCACGTATCCTGCACAAGAAATAAAGCATCCTTTCAAAGGGGTGACCGGCAGCTTCGATTGTCAAGGTGGTAGTCAATGGACTTCATGATATGCAGAGGTCAAGTAGAGGAATCGAATGCTGGCTGATAGGCAGAACGACAACCAATATTGCCTCTACagaaataataagaagaaagctTTTTTGATTCTTTCATTTTGGAATTGAGTTGTATGGAACCACAAGATGTTTTTAAGGGATCATTTATTAAACTTGGAATTGAACTACTTTATGAACTGCACTGTAATTTTGTGTTattgggttttaaaaattaagcaactttttttttctttctttctttctttctttttttttttttttttcttttttttttttttttggtcaagggGAAGCAGGGTTCATATCTGTTTTTCTGGGTGTTCTTCCCATCACTCCTACAGATAGTAGCCCAAAGACGTCTTCTTTTCCAGTATTTAATGAAGTATCCTACCGGCAGATCATTTTGGTAGCCTTTCCGGAGCTGGTGCAACGAAGCAGATCCACAGTTGCCCGGTAATCAGGCCAAGGCATACTTTCCAAGGTGCGTTTTTCATATCGAATTTAAGCGCGGGTCCTGCCCGTTGTTTGCAAACTGTCCAAGCAGCACCCCAAACTGCTGCTTTTCCAAGTCCGTTAAAAAGTTATTTGCGCTTGGGGTTTTCTTTCCTCTGACTTTTGCCAGTAGAGACCTGCCCTGGGGGGTATTTTGTCCTGGGAGcacaaaactattttcttttctggaaataaGTTGACGTCAACTGGGAGCTGTTTTGGGTTGCTTTGTTTCCCGGAGCGTCCAACCCAGCACACCGCCTCCGGCAAACTGCGAGCAATTCAAAGCAGCTCGCCCAGTAGGGAGGGGAGCTGGTGGGAGCGGGGGTGGACCCCGCCGCCCGCAGAGGTGGGGAGACCTGGGGGGGGCTccgctcccaggctggagcgtgggCCTGTGTCCCCGGCCAAGCCACGAGCACAGCCCGGAGCCAGCGCGGCCCCCGGGTCCCTGCGCTTATGGCAAGGGCCGCGGGGGACCAGCCCCTGGTAGGTAACTTGCCGGGCACCCACCTGAGTTCTCCGCACCGCGGCCCGAAAACCTGGGAGCATCCCAGGACAAAGGGCCAGCCCTCTGGAAGTAGCCGTGTGTGACTAGTGTGTGCCAGCTCACTGTGTGCGGGTCCGAGTGTGCAACTAACTTAGCTTCTCACCGCAGCCTCGGAGAAACGAACACGCCTTTCTGCACGTGTCCAGGGCGGGTGGGGAGGGCAGTGCATTGTGAACAAAGCCGGCCACCTCTCGGACCGCACCTCGGGGACGATTCCCGGACGGTTCTCCGCGGAGAGCAGGGCGGATGagagtgtggggtgtgtgtgtgtgtgtgtgtgtgtgtgtgtgtgtgtgtgtgtgtgtttccctaaGGAGCCGGAGGCGGCCCGCGAGGCAGGGACTTGCTCTAACTTGTTTCACACCTGGCGCGGGTTCCCCAAAGCTCGGGTGGCGTCCAGGGCCGGGGAGGCACGCGGATGACCAGCAGCGTTCGCTGCAGAAAAATGCATCGCCAGCTCCCACTCAGAAGCCCACGCGGCCCTGAGAcctggtctttctttctttcttaaaaaaaaaaaacaaaaaaaacaaattgatgGATGGGTTTCAATTGACGCGTAAAATGTATCCCTTGAGAGCAAGACAGGAGGGCCAGGGAAGGGGGGAACAGGCAGTTGACAAGATTCTCACAGCCTAACTGCCGAGAATTTGGACTCGGAGGCAAATTCGAGGGCACCCGAGGAGCAGGCGAGGCTGTCTCCCAGGAGGACGGCCTGGCACCGGGCCGCGCTGCTGGGGACCTGACTCCCTCGAGTCCCCTCACCCCAGGGACTCGCAGTCGGCCCGCGCACCAGGGGACACACGGGCTGCGGGAGGAGGTGAAAGTTAGGATGCAGCGCGAGCTCCGAAGGTGGCCTGGACTGTGCCTCCTAAGAGAACAGCCGAGGTCCTGGGCGACTCTGGGACGCTGCCCCTGGGCCGGGAGAGCGGGAGGCGGCGACGCAAGGACGCGCCCGGAGCCTGGGCGCGCCGGGGGCGGGCGTTTGGCTGGAAGTGGGGCAGTGTCTCCTATGGGAAAGCGGGACCCGGCGAGCTCTTTGGCTGCTTTTCCAGTTTCCGAGGTGCCCGCCCCCGCGCGCCTGAGGCAGCGCAACCCGGAGGGCGAACGAATGGCGGTTGGCAAACTTTGAGTGAGAGTGCGCTCCGGCTCTGAATTGCCGAATTGTGGCGGTGGCAGGGTCGGCCGAGACCCAAGTTCGCTTTTTCCGTCTGCCCGACGGGCCTTAGGGAGACTTTAGCTCCAGCCTGGTGGAGCGCCTCGCCCGAGGGAGTTGTGTCACTTTGCCCGCGGGCAGGGAGGGCGGCGCCCTGGGCGGGTGCGGAAGGGTCCCTGGGGCCCCTGGGGTCCCGAGCGCCTGTTCCCTCGTCTCCCCTCCCACCGGCCCCTCCCATTCTTCTCTAGCTCGCTCCTTCCCGGGGCTGGCTGGACCCGCGCGGACTTGCCCCAGACCTACGGGGAGCGCCCCAGGTCTTTAATGACAGCTTAAATGTGGCTGTTGGAAAAGTCGAAAGGGATGAGGCTGACGTGGGGCGTGTTTCGCTCCTTTGCAAGAGTCGGAAAGGGAGTTGGGAGCCGCGCGGCTGGCCCCAGGCCCCCGCGCCTCGCCGCCAGCAAGTAGGTGggggagccgccgccgccgccagccCCATCCCGCTCCCAAGCCTCGCCCGCTGCGCCCTGGCCGCGGGCGCCGAGAGGGTGCGGGGCCTCGCCGTGCCTCCTCCACCCTGCTCATTAACCTGCCTGCTCCGCTCCGCTCCGGGCGGCCCCAGACACGGGTTTCCCGCGGCAGCACCCGTGGCCCGCCCGGCGCAGCCGCCGCCCCGACCCCCCGGCTCCGGGGGGCAATGAGGGGGCAGTGGAAGGGGCACTGCTCCTCGGGCATTACTTAGAGAAACGAGACCATCCCGCCCTCCCGCCggccctccctctctcctgcccgGGCCCGCGCAATTCTCCGCCAGAGGGTAAGTTGGGAGTGTTTCGCCCCCACCGAcagctctccctccctttccttttttttccttcaaagttTTCTTAGAAGTGGGAGCCGGGTGGGGGAGGAAGAAGGTCTGGTCAGCCTCCGTCCTTTACCCTATCTCTCCCGTCTAACTtgtccccccctcccccctcccctccatcccctGCGCGCCGCTGCCCCTCCGGAGCTGCGCTCGGGAATGACAATTGGAGCGCGGCTCCTTTAAGAGCCCGGCTTTGCCTCCCGGTAGCTGAAGGTCATTAAACACAAAAGCTCTCAGCGCTGCGGTCCAATATAGCGCATGCGCCCTGCCCGAAGACTGGCAGAGAGACGGCAATATGGCGAGAATGCCTGGCAGCGGGGACTGTAACACCAGCGCGGGCGGCAGCGccagcgccgccgccgccgccgccgagaACAATGGGGAGCGGGGCGAGGGCGAGCGCGGCGCGGGGGGCCGCGGCCGCCGCCACGGCCGTCCGCACTACTGCAGCGCgggcgaggaggaggaggaagaggaggaggaggacgagatCCAGGAGGTGCAGATAACGggggacgaggaggaggaggaggacggcggtggggggctggaggaggacgaggaggaggaggaagaggaggagatgggGCTGGACTGGGACGAGCCCCTGGAGCCCGAGGACTCGGCCGGGGAGGAGCTGGAGCCCGAGCCGGTCCATATGATCAATATGGACCAGAGCGCAGCGCTGGAGCCCGAGGCGCCGCCGCGACTGCTGGCGCCCCGGGCCCGCGGCGGGCCGCCCGGGGACGGCGCCGAGCTGGACCCCGACGTGCTGCAGCGCCCCGAGCGGGCCCGGCTGAGCGAGAACACCCGGCTGGCCACCCGCTACGCCGTGCGCATCTTCCGGGAGTACCTGAGCGAGAAGGCGCAGAGCCCGGACTTCGAGACCATGGACAAGGGGGCGCTGTGCCGCGTGCTGCGCTCCTTCTATGCCGAGGCCCGCTCCAAGAGCGGCCAGCTCTACAGCAAGTCGTCGCTCATCAGCATCCGCAGCTCCCTCAACCGCTACCTCAATGAGCCCCCGTACTGCCGCACGCTCGACCTCACCAAGGATCCCGAGCTGCGCAGCGCGAACCTGACGCTGGCCGCGGTCATCCGCAAGCTCGAGGAGCAGGGCGCCGGACCGGTGGTGCAGAAGCAAGCCATCACGCGCGCCGACCTGCGCAAGCTGTACACCTCCAGCGTCTTCAGCACCAACACGCCCTTCGGGCTGCTCAACAAGGTCTGGTTCGAGACGTGCATGTACTTCTGTACCCGCGGCCGCGAGAACCAGCGTGAGTTGGAGGAGGACTCTTTTGGGCTGGCCATGGACGAGGACGGTCGCAAGTTCGTCTACTTCAAGTCCCTCGGGCCCTACCACAAGTCGCGCTCGTCGTCGTGGAGCAAGAAGCGCGCCGAGAGCAGCGACGAGGAGAACTTGCCCCGCATGTATGAGACGGGCACCGAGTTCTGCCCCTACGCCAGCTTCGTCAAGTACCTGTCGAAACGCAACCCTCTCTGTAAGGCATTCTTCCAGCGGCCCCGGGACCACTGCAGCGAGGGCGATGTGACCTGGTACGAGAACAAAGCCATCGGCAAGAACTTGCTAGGCACTAGGATGCAGATGCTGTCCAAGGCGGCTAAGCTCTCCAAGACCTACACCAACCACTGCATCGGCGCCGTCTCCATCGCCACGCTCAACAGCATCGCGGGCATTGGTACCAAGCTGGGCTCGCCCGCCCCGCAGGGCTGCTACGCCGAGGCTCTGAACGGGGCGGCACGGCACCACTCCCACCACCCCCCCACCCATCCCTCCCACCACCACCGCCCCCAGCCGCCCTCGCTGGGGAACACTTACATCCTCCCCAAAGACAGCCAGGTCGGGCCCGACGTGAAATCCGAGGCTGCGCCCAAGCGCGCCCTGTACGAGTCGGTGTTCGGGTCGGGGGAAATCTGCGGCCCCTCTTCCCCCAAAAGACTTTGTATCCGCCCCTCGGAGCCTGTGGATGCGGTGGTGGTGGTTTCCGTGAAACACGACCCCCTGCCTCTTCTTCCAGAAGCCAATGGGCACAGAAGCACCAATTCTCCCACAGTAGTTTCACCTGCTATTGTTTCCCCCACCCAGGTAACCAAACCAAACTCTATGCATGAAATGTTTCTTTGGTACAACTTCGGGACTAACTTTTGTGCTAATGCAGCTCTGGGCAGGGgggaagttttaaaaagtaggcaaTGTACTGAATGGGATTTGGTTTCACCCTTAGAAGTTAACTCTCTTGGTGCTTTTTGGGAAACTTTACACCTAACCTTAAAAAATGTGAGAGAGGGCATGCTACCTAACAAATCACTTCTGTGCAGTAAGGCGAAAAACTTCAAAGTTCGCCGAACAAAAGGATTAGCTCACTCTTGCAGCCGCTCTTCATTGAATGTGTTGAGTTTTATAAGGCAAAGAGTGCGAGAACGCTGTAAATGCAAAGGAAGCAGTTGCTTAAGACATATTTGAATCAAATATCCCTTAAAAGACTCTATTACATATTCGCCATGACTTTGGAAGGTAGAAAAACAGTTATaaattattgaaaagaaaacGTGCCAATCCCACTTcctgtagctttttttttctttttctttccttttttttttttttttttttttttttttaagaaaaggggTGGAGAGTGGAGAGCCAGGCAGTTGAGTGCCAGTTTATACTGTAACATGTAGTCGAATGTAAAGTGGCCGTGTGGGGTGCAATTTTCAGAAACTAAAGTCTCTTGTTAGAGTTATTATTCAGGTGGGAACGTGGTATCTGCAATTTCAGTCAGGCTACAAATTAGTGTATGGGCCTGTGGTGCCCAGCACTGTGGGCACTGAAACATTGCTGTCTCCCTCTAGCCCCATGGAGCTCACCATCCTAGAGGGCAGATAATACCTATGAAGTAGGTAATGAGAGTAAGAGTGCTAACCCAGCAGCTGAGTCAGCATGAACAAATCACTTCATTTCTCTTGGCTTCACTGTCCTCatcaaagaggaagaaattatttCAACCCTAACATTATTTAAGTCAAAGCAGTGCCAAATTCTGGGTGGAGATTGGAGCCTCTAGTGTTAGATGCTTCCTCCCTTATTTTCCCCAGGGTAGTATTTTCGTGAGTATTAGTAAAGTTATATTCATTTTTTGGACACACTCTAGGAGTCAGGAACCAGAGTCTTCGGACACTGT
It encodes:
- the KCTD1 gene encoding BTB/POZ domain-containing protein KCTD1 isoform X1, whose translation is MARMPGSGDCNTSAGGSASAAAAAAENNGERGEGERGAGGRGRRHGRPHYCSAGEEEEEEEEEDEIQEVQITGDEEEEEDGGGGLEEDEEEEEEEEMGLDWDEPLEPEDSAGEELEPEPVHMINMDQSAALEPEAPPRLLAPRARGGPPGDGAELDPDVLQRPERARLSENTRLATRYAVRIFREYLSEKAQSPDFETMDKGALCRVLRSFYAEARSKSGQLYSKSSLISIRSSLNRYLNEPPYCRTLDLTKDPELRSANLTLAAVIRKLEEQGAGPVVQKQAITRADLRKLYTSSVFSTNTPFGLLNKVWFETCMYFCTRGRENQRELEEDSFGLAMDEDGRKFVYFKSLGPYHKSRSSSWSKKRAESSDEENLPRMYETGTEFCPYASFVKYLSKRNPLCKAFFQRPRDHCSEGDVTWYENKAIGKNLLGTRMQMLSKAAKLSKTYTNHCIGAVSIATLNSIAGIGTKLGSPAPQGCYAEALNGAARHHSHHPPTHPSHHHRPQPPSLGNTYILPKDSQVGPDVKSEAAPKRALYESVFGSGEICGPSSPKRLCIRPSEPVDAVVVVSVKHDPLPLLPEANGHRSTNSPTVVSPAIVSPTQDSRPNMSRPLITRSPASPLNNQGIPTPAQLTKSNAPVHIDVGGHMYTSSLATLTKYPESRIGRLFDGTEPIVLDSLKQHYFIDRDGQMFRYILNFLRTSKLLIPDDFKDYTLLYEEAKYFQLQPMLLEMERWKQDRETGRFSRPCECLVVRVAPDLGERITLSGDKSLIEEVFPEIGDVMCNSVNAGWNHDSTHVIRFPLNGYCHLNSVQVLERLQQRGFEIVGSCGGGVDSSQFSEYVLRRELRRTPRVPSVIRIKQEPLD